Proteins encoded together in one Bradyrhizobium sp. CB82 window:
- a CDS encoding tautomerase family protein, which yields MPEITISMAEGRTDEQKAGMMRDITQALVTNLGVDAEAVVIQINEAPLRHKMKGGKTFVERAAAAKK from the coding sequence ATGCCTGAGATCACCATCAGCATGGCCGAAGGCCGCACCGACGAACAGAAGGCCGGCATGATGCGCGACATCACGCAGGCGCTGGTGACGAATCTCGGCGTCGATGCCGAGGCCGTCGTCATTCAGATCAACGAAGCTCCGCTTCGCCACAAGATGAAGGGCGGCAAGACCTTCGTGGAACGCGCGGCTGCAGCGAAGAAGTGA
- a CDS encoding 6,7-dimethyl-8-ribityllumazine synthase, whose product MNQMLQDPQVETSQPTQHPPVPPEPPSPEHPRFAKPQRVAFVEACWHHDVVQEARFAFLKEAEARHLTHVDVFQVPGSFEIPLHAQILAKTRRYTAIVAAGLVVDGGIYRHEFVADTVIKALMDVQLRTEVPVFSAVLTPQQFHETEVHYDFFRKHFAIKGVEVAEACANTLHGLERLRGQVAAGIV is encoded by the coding sequence ATGAATCAGATGTTGCAAGACCCGCAAGTCGAAACCTCCCAGCCAACCCAACATCCGCCGGTTCCACCCGAGCCGCCGTCACCCGAGCATCCCCGCTTCGCTAAGCCGCAGCGGGTCGCTTTCGTCGAGGCCTGCTGGCATCACGACGTCGTACAGGAGGCGCGCTTTGCCTTCCTGAAGGAGGCCGAGGCGCGGCACCTCACCCATGTCGACGTGTTCCAGGTGCCGGGCTCGTTCGAGATCCCGCTGCACGCGCAGATCCTCGCCAAGACGCGGCGCTACACCGCGATCGTCGCGGCCGGCCTCGTCGTCGACGGCGGCATCTACCGCCACGAGTTCGTTGCCGATACCGTGATCAAGGCGCTGATGGACGTGCAGTTGCGCACCGAGGTGCCGGTGTTCTCCGCCGTGCTGACGCCGCAGCAATTCCACGAGACCGAGGTGCACTACGACTTCTTCCGCAAGCACTTTGCGATCAAGGGCGTGGAGGTCGCCGAGGCCTGCGCCAACACGCTGCACGGGTTGGAGCGGCTGCGCGGCCAGGTCGCGGCGGGGATCGTGTAA
- a CDS encoding thioesterase family protein codes for MDAREFIKIGMSAERTLVVPPERTVGHFVSDMPLVYATPMMILEMEMTSGDAIAKHLAPGWITVGTEVDVRHLAATRVGATVRTTARVIEVERRVIRFEVEAFDGERKIGEGKHARGLVNYEQFTKRFGVPKS; via the coding sequence ATGGACGCACGTGAGTTCATCAAGATAGGCATGAGCGCGGAGCGTACCCTCGTGGTGCCGCCGGAGCGCACGGTCGGCCACTTCGTGTCCGACATGCCGCTGGTCTATGCGACGCCGATGATGATCCTGGAAATGGAGATGACATCGGGCGATGCGATCGCAAAACATCTCGCGCCGGGGTGGATCACGGTCGGCACCGAAGTCGACGTCCGGCATCTCGCGGCGACGCGTGTCGGTGCGACCGTGCGCACCACCGCGCGCGTGATCGAGGTCGAGCGCCGCGTCATCCGGTTTGAAGTGGAAGCCTTCGATGGCGAGCGCAAGATCGGCGAGGGCAAACACGCGCGAGGGCTCGTGAACTACGAGCAGTTCACCAAGCGGTTTGGTGTGCCAAAGTCGTAG
- a CDS encoding serine hydrolase, with protein MSHLDRRRLLAVLGAGLAAPRTLLAAAPSEAIAQRLADAERDGKVFGLHVLLVSQGGRLVFEHYGRGEDERLGRPLGNVVFGPDVLHDLRSVSKSVVGLAYGVALAAGKVPPPEAKLYEQFPEYADLAGQPGRDRITIHHVLSMTLGFEWDELTIPYGQPGNSEGAMEAAPDRYRFILGLPIIGEPGVKWTYCGAATALLGRLIAKGTGEALPAYCRRVLFDPLGFGPTEWNVGRDGEPRAASGLRLLPRDLAKIGQLMLADGTWNGTSVVPADWVKRVTTPVVPTSAVRNYGYHWYMGDYNAAQGQPLHWFGGVGWGGQILTVIPARDLVLVIHCGNYPKAGAEQFGVIRTIMGDVVLPSFAS; from the coding sequence ATGAGCCATCTTGATCGCCGCCGCCTTTTGGCTGTCCTTGGCGCCGGCCTCGCCGCGCCGCGTACATTGCTTGCTGCCGCACCATCCGAAGCGATCGCGCAGCGCCTCGCGGACGCCGAGCGCGATGGCAAGGTGTTCGGCCTGCACGTGCTGCTCGTGAGCCAGGGCGGCAGGCTCGTGTTCGAGCATTATGGGCGGGGAGAGGATGAGCGGCTGGGGCGTCCGCTCGGTAACGTCGTGTTCGGTCCGGACGTGTTGCATGACCTGCGCTCGGTCTCCAAGAGCGTGGTCGGTCTCGCTTATGGTGTTGCACTTGCGGCCGGTAAGGTGCCGCCGCCCGAGGCCAAGCTCTACGAGCAGTTTCCGGAGTACGCCGATCTCGCCGGGCAACCTGGCCGCGACCGGATCACGATTCATCACGTGCTCTCCATGACGCTCGGCTTTGAATGGGACGAGCTCACGATTCCCTATGGCCAGCCCGGCAACAGCGAAGGCGCGATGGAGGCGGCCCCGGACCGCTATCGCTTCATCCTCGGTCTCCCGATCATCGGTGAGCCCGGTGTCAAATGGACCTATTGCGGCGCCGCCACTGCGCTGCTCGGCCGCCTGATCGCCAAGGGCACGGGTGAAGCGCTGCCGGCCTATTGCCGTCGCGTCCTGTTCGATCCGCTCGGCTTCGGCCCCACCGAGTGGAATGTCGGCAGGGACGGCGAGCCGCGCGCCGCCTCAGGCCTGCGCCTGCTGCCACGCGATCTCGCGAAGATCGGCCAGCTCATGCTCGCTGACGGCACCTGGAACGGAACGTCCGTCGTTCCCGCCGATTGGGTGAAACGCGTGACCACGCCCGTGGTCCCGACCAGCGCCGTCCGCAACTACGGCTATCACTGGTACATGGGCGACTACAACGCAGCTCAGGGCCAGCCCTTGCATTGGTTCGGTGGTGTCGGTTGGGGCGGTCAGATTCTCACGGTCATTCCCGCGCGCGATCTCGTCCTGGTGATCCACTGCGGGAACTATCCAAAGGCAGGCGCCGAACAGTTTGGCGTAATCCGCACCATCATGGGCGATGTCGTGCTTCCGAGTTTTGCGTCGTGA
- a CDS encoding DUF1700 domain-containing protein: MKRADFLRILRDGLAGLPAEEIDDILADYSAHFEEARASGRAEEQVAEALGDPRRLARELRAETGLRRWENHHSLQNSTAALLALGGLAVVDVILLLPLLLVVMLILLIIAFVMLVLGIVGIGLLISLYKHLGDGRIVELVLRGLAGIALVTTGAGFGALLLLGLNAAVRWLGGYARLHYRLLKPEQPIA; the protein is encoded by the coding sequence ATGAAACGTGCCGATTTCCTCCGCATCCTCCGCGACGGGCTCGCCGGGCTTCCCGCAGAGGAGATCGACGACATCCTCGCCGACTACAGCGCCCATTTCGAGGAGGCGCGCGCCTCCGGCCGGGCCGAGGAGCAGGTCGCGGAAGCGCTTGGCGACCCGCGGCGGCTGGCGCGCGAGCTGCGTGCCGAGACGGGGCTTCGCCGATGGGAAAATCATCATTCGCTGCAAAACTCCACGGCCGCGCTGCTGGCGCTCGGGGGCCTCGCCGTGGTCGATGTCATCCTGCTCTTGCCGTTGCTGCTCGTCGTCATGCTGATCCTGCTCATCATCGCCTTCGTGATGCTCGTCCTCGGGATCGTCGGCATCGGATTGCTGATCAGCCTCTACAAGCATTTGGGCGACGGACGGATCGTCGAGCTGGTGTTGCGCGGGCTTGCGGGCATCGCGCTGGTGACCACGGGCGCGGGTTTCGGTGCATTGCTGCTGCTTGGACTCAATGCCGCCGTCAGATGGCTCGGCGGCTACGCGCGGCTGCATTACCGGCTGCTCAAGCCGGAGCAGCCGATCGCGTGA
- a CDS encoding YbjN domain-containing protein — translation MSLLESNIDSRSHPLSVVEDIAATNNWAFERSGDDEITIVSKGQWTDYQLSFTWMGEIEALHLACAFDMKIPVARRSEVQRLVAAINEQLWVGHFDLWTHTGMIMHRQALMLPGGLSASTAQCEAMLAGAIHACERYFPAFQFVVWAGKSTTEAMDAAMFDTAGEA, via the coding sequence ATGTCCCTGCTCGAAAGCAATATCGATTCCCGCAGCCACCCGCTCTCGGTGGTGGAGGACATCGCCGCCACCAACAACTGGGCATTCGAACGTTCCGGCGACGACGAGATCACGATCGTCTCCAAGGGGCAGTGGACCGACTATCAGCTCTCCTTCACCTGGATGGGTGAGATCGAGGCGCTGCATCTGGCCTGCGCGTTCGACATGAAGATTCCGGTCGCGCGCAGGTCCGAGGTGCAGCGGCTCGTCGCCGCCATCAACGAGCAATTATGGGTTGGTCACTTCGATCTGTGGACCCACACCGGCATGATCATGCACCGCCAGGCCTTGATGCTGCCGGGCGGGCTGTCCGCCTCGACCGCGCAATGCGAGGCCATGCTCGCCGGCGCCATCCACGCCTGCGAGCGCTATTTCCCCGCGTTCCAGTTCGTGGTGTGGGCGGGCAAATCGACCACCGAGGCGATGGACGCCGCCATGTTCGACACGGCAGGCGAGGCGTAA
- a CDS encoding PadR family transcriptional regulator, which translates to MADSANQIQLKKGALELCVLALLARGESYAYEIASTLAASVGMGEGTIYPLMRRMQDDGLVDTRLAESSSGPPRKYYRLTPAGRAALAAQKREWRTFADAVNELLGDTR; encoded by the coding sequence ATGGCAGACTCCGCGAATCAAATTCAGCTCAAGAAGGGCGCGCTCGAACTCTGCGTGCTCGCGCTGCTCGCGCGCGGCGAAAGCTATGCCTACGAGATCGCCTCGACGCTGGCGGCCAGTGTCGGCATGGGCGAAGGCACGATTTATCCGCTGATGCGACGCATGCAGGATGACGGACTCGTCGACACCCGCCTCGCCGAATCCAGCAGCGGGCCACCGCGAAAATACTACCGGCTGACGCCGGCGGGCCGCGCCGCCCTGGCTGCGCAGAAGCGCGAGTGGCGAACATTCGCGGACGCCGTCAACGAGTTGCTCGGAGACACCAGATGA
- the proC gene encoding pyrroline-5-carboxylate reductase has product MANDGTLKNITGTILLAGAGKMGGAMLTGWLAQGLDPRRVAVIEPHLSPEISALAAKGVALNPDVTSAGTVQTLVVAVKPQSFREAGAKLKPYVSAGTSVVSIMAGTTIASLQEICGGAVVRAMPNTPAAIGRGITVAVAANNVSDKQRAVADALLRATGLVEWVEDEGLMDAVTAVSGSGPAYVFLLAEELARAGIEAGLPEALATKLARETVAGAGELLHRSELASSTLRQNVTSPGGTTAAALEVLMGEPGLRDLMTRAIAAATKRSKELAK; this is encoded by the coding sequence ATGGCGAACGACGGCACCTTGAAGAACATCACCGGCACCATTCTCCTCGCCGGCGCGGGCAAGATGGGCGGCGCGATGCTGACCGGATGGCTGGCACAAGGCCTCGATCCGCGCCGCGTCGCCGTGATCGAGCCGCATCTGTCACCCGAGATCAGCGCGCTCGCTGCGAAAGGCGTTGCGCTCAATCCGGATGTGACGAGCGCCGGCACCGTCCAGACGCTCGTCGTCGCGGTCAAGCCGCAATCCTTCCGCGAGGCCGGCGCGAAGCTGAAGCCCTATGTTTCCGCAGGCACCTCGGTGGTCTCGATCATGGCGGGAACCACGATCGCCTCGTTGCAAGAGATCTGCGGCGGCGCCGTGGTGCGCGCCATGCCGAACACGCCGGCTGCGATCGGCCGCGGCATCACGGTCGCGGTGGCCGCGAACAATGTCAGCGACAAGCAGCGCGCGGTGGCCGACGCGCTGCTCCGCGCCACCGGCTTGGTCGAATGGGTCGAGGATGAAGGCCTGATGGATGCGGTCACGGCCGTCTCCGGCTCGGGCCCCGCTTACGTCTTCCTGCTCGCCGAAGAGCTCGCACGCGCCGGCATCGAGGCGGGTCTGCCGGAGGCGCTCGCCACCAAACTCGCGCGCGAGACGGTCGCAGGCGCGGGCGAGCTGCTGCACCGCTCGGAGCTTGCATCGAGCACACTGCGCCAGAACGTCACCTCGCCCGGCGGCACCACTGCCGCCGCGCTCGAAGTGCTGATGGGCGAGCCGGGCCTGCGCGACCTGATGACCCGCGCGATCGCGGCCGCGACGAAACGCTCGAAGGAATTGGCGAAGTAG
- the hisS gene encoding histidine--tRNA ligase translates to MAEKPKKPQKLKARLPRGLEDRDPAAIKATRQMVEKIRAVYELFGFEPVETPAMEYTDALGKFLPDQDRPNEGVFSFQDDDEQWISLRYDLTAPLARYVAENFDTLPKPYRSYRAGYVFRNEKPGPGRFRQFMQFDADTVGSATPAADAEICMMAADTMEALGIARGSYVVKVNNRKVLDGLMESIGLGGEENAGRRLTVLRAIDKLDKFPIAEVAKLLGPGRWDGGEEGKGDFTKGAGLSDSDMARVINFTGWGAPDSGSMSEHASNEVTLANFEKIVEGNALGLEGVAELSQMRDLVAAAGYDDGRVVIDPSVVRGLEYYTGPVYEVELLLDTKDEKGRPVRFGSVGGGGRYDGLVSRFRGEPVPATGFSIGVSRLQAALTLLGKLATRPEFGPVVVTVFDRDRVADYQKMVSALRTAGIRAELYLGNPKNMGNQLKYADRRNSPCVIIQGSDEKARGEVQIKDLIEGAKAAAAIASNQEWRETRPAQFSCSEADLVAKVREVLTRHDVSWG, encoded by the coding sequence ATGGCCGAAAAACCCAAAAAACCCCAGAAACTGAAGGCGCGCCTGCCGCGCGGGCTGGAGGATCGCGATCCCGCCGCGATCAAGGCCACGCGCCAGATGGTCGAGAAGATCCGCGCCGTCTACGAGCTCTTCGGATTCGAGCCGGTGGAAACGCCGGCGATGGAATATACCGACGCGCTCGGCAAGTTCCTGCCCGACCAGGATCGCCCCAATGAGGGTGTGTTCTCGTTCCAGGACGATGACGAGCAGTGGATCTCCCTGCGCTACGACCTGACCGCGCCGCTCGCGCGTTACGTCGCGGAAAATTTCGACACGCTGCCGAAACCCTATCGCAGCTACCGCGCCGGCTACGTTTTCCGCAATGAAAAGCCCGGCCCCGGCCGCTTCCGCCAGTTCATGCAGTTCGATGCCGATACGGTCGGCTCGGCGACGCCGGCGGCGGACGCCGAGATCTGCATGATGGCGGCAGACACGATGGAAGCGCTCGGCATTGCGCGCGGCTCCTACGTGGTGAAGGTGAACAACCGGAAGGTTCTAGACGGATTGATGGAGAGTATCGGTCTCGGCGGCGAGGAGAATGCGGGAAGGCGCCTTACAGTACTTAGAGCGATCGACAAGCTTGATAAATTTCCGATCGCCGAGGTAGCCAAACTTCTTGGACCCGGACGTTGGGACGGCGGCGAAGAAGGAAAGGGCGATTTCACAAAGGGAGCCGGGCTTTCTGATTCAGATATGGCACGCGTCATCAATTTCACCGGCTGGGGCGCCCCTGATTCAGGCTCAATGAGCGAGCACGCCTCTAACGAAGTCACGTTGGCCAACTTCGAGAAGATCGTCGAAGGAAATGCGCTGGGACTTGAGGGCGTGGCTGAACTCTCACAGATGAGAGATTTAGTCGCTGCCGCAGGCTATGACGACGGCCGCGTCGTTATCGATCCCTCCGTCGTGCGCGGCCTCGAATATTACACCGGGCCCGTTTACGAGGTCGAACTCCTGCTCGATACCAAGGACGAGAAGGGCCGTCCCGTACGCTTCGGCTCCGTCGGTGGCGGGGGTCGTTATGACGGCCTCGTCTCGCGCTTTCGCGGCGAGCCGGTGCCGGCGACCGGTTTCTCGATCGGCGTGTCGCGCTTGCAGGCCGCGCTGACGCTGCTCGGCAAGCTCGCCACGCGGCCCGAATTCGGGCCCGTCGTCGTCACCGTGTTCGACCGCGACCGCGTCGCGGACTATCAGAAGATGGTCAGCGCCTTGCGCACCGCGGGCATTCGCGCCGAACTCTATCTCGGCAACCCCAAGAACATGGGCAACCAGCTCAAATATGCCGACCGCCGCAATTCGCCTTGCGTGATCATTCAGGGCTCGGATGAAAAGGCGCGCGGCGAGGTGCAGATCAAGGATCTGATCGAGGGCGCCAAGGCTGCGGCCGCGATCGCCTCCAATCAGGAATGGCGCGAGACACGCCCGGCGCAGTTCTCGTGCAGCGAGGCTGACCTCGTCGCGAAAGTGCGCGAGGTGCTCACGCGCCATGACGTGAGCTGGGGTTAG